From a single Trichocoleus sp. genomic region:
- a CDS encoding Uma2 family endonuclease: MTIATHKLTFEEYLAYDDGTDTRYELVDGELVPMSLGTGRHGAIIRFVVRQFEDALARSGQPWVPLPALVGVRSPRGRNWDTSRIPDVTVLATAQWEAMSDREAIINLNEPPPILVVEVVSPSTKTDDYRSKRSEYGLLEIPEYWIVDPLEEKITLCILEHQFYDSTEFQGNDLIQSPNFPDLNLTAAQILAGKL, translated from the coding sequence ATGACGATCGCCACTCACAAGCTCACCTTTGAAGAGTATCTCGCCTACGACGATGGCACGGATACCCGCTATGAACTCGTTGATGGAGAACTCGTACCCATGAGTTTAGGGACTGGCAGACATGGGGCAATCATTCGCTTTGTGGTACGCCAGTTTGAAGATGCCCTAGCGCGATCGGGTCAACCCTGGGTGCCGCTGCCTGCCCTGGTTGGTGTCCGCTCTCCCCGTGGTCGCAATTGGGACACTTCCCGCATTCCCGATGTCACTGTTTTGGCAACTGCTCAGTGGGAAGCCATGAGCGATCGAGAAGCCATCATTAACCTCAATGAGCCGCCCCCAATTCTGGTAGTTGAAGTCGTTAGCCCCTCCACCAAAACCGACGACTACCGCTCAAAACGATCTGAATATGGGCTGTTAGAAATTCCTGAATACTGGATAGTTGATCCGCTAGAAGAGAAAATTACCCTCTGCATTCTGGAACATCAGTTTTATGACTCTACTGAATTCCAAGGAAATGATCTGATCCAATCTCCTAACTTTCCCGATCTCAACCTGACAGCCGCTCAAATATTGGCAGGCAAACTGTAG
- a CDS encoding DNA methyltransferase — translation MAVDPEILRHKEWLGFLQPVGLVVSPPALVKAQVNFNQNVVDLQQSLLSVISRDLQLVDDSRAWIFDFSAFMVKVLGWEPDDLISGDNLRDLEVVLPDYSEVLAPSYAVRDGEDWFILIQVVAPGASLDAIDATHEKTGKWSASPQAKFERLLRETGIPIGILCNGTDIRLVYAPKGESSGHLTFPVQAMCEVAGRPLLSAMEMLLSAYQVFTAPSGRRLKDLLEESRKYQAEVSTALANQVVDALWELLRGLQMADAAVNGRLLNELATRNPQHIYGGMLTTLMRLVFLLYAEDEGLMPGDDLYQHNYAVSGLFERLRADAGNYPDTMDQRYGAWAWLLSLFRLVYDGGGETPEYLPARHGQLFNPDEYAFLEGRSQGTQFTSREPIEPPRIPDGVVYRVLDRLLMLNGERLSYRSLGVSEIGSVYTAIMGFAVERAEGTSIAVRPQNVVINVETLLAAKPSDRAKLLQEWAACKVTGKALTDLKAAKTAADVFAALGRKVSPRTPNLLPAGSLYLQPGEERRRTGSHYTPRSLTEPIVQTALRPVLEALGDKPTAEQILSLKVADIAMGSGAFLVEACRQLADAVEAAWNRDGLPETLPEGEEPLLYARRLVAQRCLYGVDKNPFAVNLARLSLWLFTLSKSMPFTFLDHSLKCGDSLVGVKRQEILQFSQKAFYQPTLDEYRQRVEVEAEATARILETRRRIQNEDTQTDADEEAKRLYLKETEDLLRRSRLAADLMVSAFFEGTNAKQREAKLEQFLAKLKIYDAEGLDINPAREVLFADAMIQSELEGGTRKQRQQKQQEYGSKLIGYESGWVNASELWQISERLRTGEHGVIPFNWEDEFLEVFDRENPGFDCIIGNPPFAGKNTIINGNAENYLLWLKEHYPESHGNSDLVAYFFRRSHELLRKGGSFGLIATNTIAQGDTRSTGLRWICEHGSTIYSARKRVKWTGQAAVVVSVIHVYKGLYKEAKFLDGKEVPLISAFLFPKGGNNNPNTLLSNADRSFIGSYVLGMGFTFDDTNEDATSIAEMRRLIEKDLRNQERIFPYMGGEELNSSPTHTHHRYVINFGEMSEAEARSYPDLMAIVEEKVKPARLKQNREIRARYWWRFGETTPALFRAIAECDRALVCSQTSKYFSFVFLPPNIVFSHKTVVFSLSHFSQFGVMQSRVHELWAIFMGSSMKDDPVYTPSDCFQTFPFPENWETNANLEAIGKQYYEFRAELMVRDNEGLTQTYNRFHDPNEFNPDILKLRQLHEEMDRAALAAYGWDDIQPQCEFLLDYEDEAEDDDETSGKRQRKKPYRYCWTEEIHDEVLARLLALNAQRAEQEILGLGQSKSGSKSSRKPRRQKSSEPTILGLNLEG, via the coding sequence ATGGCAGTCGATCCAGAGATTTTGCGGCATAAAGAGTGGTTGGGCTTCTTGCAACCTGTGGGGTTAGTGGTATCGCCTCCCGCGTTGGTAAAGGCACAGGTTAACTTCAATCAGAACGTGGTGGACTTGCAACAATCGCTCTTGTCGGTAATCAGCCGAGATTTGCAGTTGGTTGATGATAGCCGCGCCTGGATCTTCGACTTCTCCGCGTTTATGGTAAAAGTGTTGGGCTGGGAACCGGATGATCTAATCAGTGGCGACAACTTGCGAGATCTAGAGGTTGTGCTGCCCGATTACAGCGAAGTCCTTGCACCCAGTTATGCCGTGCGGGATGGGGAGGATTGGTTCATACTCATCCAGGTAGTTGCTCCGGGGGCAAGCCTGGATGCGATCGATGCAACTCATGAGAAGACCGGAAAATGGTCTGCCAGTCCCCAGGCGAAGTTTGAGCGATTGCTGCGCGAGACAGGCATCCCGATCGGTATTTTGTGCAACGGGACAGACATTCGGTTGGTGTATGCGCCTAAAGGCGAATCATCTGGACATTTGACGTTTCCGGTGCAGGCAATGTGTGAGGTGGCGGGGCGTCCCCTCTTGAGTGCAATGGAGATGCTGTTGTCTGCCTACCAGGTTTTTACGGCTCCTTCAGGGCGACGGCTGAAGGATTTATTGGAGGAGAGCCGCAAGTATCAGGCAGAGGTTTCGACGGCGCTAGCAAATCAGGTGGTAGATGCCCTGTGGGAACTCCTGCGTGGCTTACAGATGGCGGATGCAGCAGTGAATGGCAGGCTGTTGAATGAACTGGCAACTCGTAACCCACAGCATATCTATGGCGGAATGCTCACCACGCTGATGCGGCTGGTGTTTTTGCTGTATGCCGAAGATGAGGGGCTGATGCCGGGGGATGACCTGTATCAGCACAACTATGCGGTATCGGGCTTGTTTGAGCGCCTGCGGGCTGATGCTGGCAACTATCCTGACACGATGGATCAGCGGTATGGAGCCTGGGCATGGTTGCTGAGTTTGTTTCGGTTGGTGTATGACGGTGGCGGAGAAACGCCAGAGTATTTACCTGCGCGACATGGGCAGTTGTTTAACCCCGATGAGTATGCGTTTTTAGAGGGACGATCGCAGGGCACGCAATTCACCTCTAGAGAACCGATCGAACCACCCCGCATTCCCGATGGAGTAGTCTATCGAGTATTAGATCGACTGCTGATGCTGAACGGGGAGCGGTTGTCGTATCGGTCATTGGGAGTATCTGAAATTGGCTCTGTTTACACCGCGATCATGGGTTTTGCCGTGGAGCGGGCAGAGGGCACGTCGATCGCAGTGCGTCCACAGAATGTGGTGATCAATGTAGAAACTTTGTTAGCAGCGAAACCGAGTGATCGCGCTAAACTGCTGCAAGAATGGGCGGCATGTAAGGTAACAGGTAAAGCTTTAACTGATCTAAAGGCAGCGAAAACGGCGGCGGATGTGTTTGCCGCATTGGGTCGTAAGGTATCACCCCGTACACCTAATTTATTACCTGCGGGGTCATTGTATTTGCAGCCTGGTGAGGAACGACGACGAACTGGCTCACATTACACACCGCGATCGCTCACGGAGCCAATTGTCCAGACTGCTTTGCGTCCAGTTTTAGAGGCATTGGGTGACAAGCCCACTGCTGAACAAATCCTATCGCTGAAAGTGGCGGATATTGCGATGGGGAGCGGGGCATTTCTTGTAGAAGCCTGTCGCCAGTTGGCGGATGCAGTAGAGGCAGCTTGGAACCGAGATGGTTTACCAGAGACATTGCCAGAGGGTGAGGAACCGTTGTTGTATGCACGGCGATTGGTAGCGCAGCGGTGTTTGTATGGGGTGGATAAGAACCCGTTCGCAGTGAATTTGGCGCGGCTGTCGCTGTGGCTGTTTACGCTGTCAAAGAGTATGCCATTTACGTTTCTCGATCACTCGCTCAAATGTGGTGATTCTTTAGTGGGTGTAAAGCGTCAGGAAATCTTACAGTTTAGTCAGAAGGCGTTTTATCAGCCAACGTTAGATGAGTATCGACAACGGGTAGAAGTAGAAGCGGAGGCAACTGCACGAATTCTGGAAACGCGCCGCAGAATTCAGAATGAAGATACGCAAACGGATGCAGATGAGGAGGCAAAACGCCTCTATTTGAAGGAGACAGAAGATTTATTGCGTCGATCGCGCCTTGCAGCAGATTTGATGGTATCGGCATTTTTTGAGGGCACGAATGCTAAGCAGCGGGAGGCTAAGCTAGAGCAATTTTTGGCAAAGCTGAAAATTTACGATGCTGAAGGGCTAGACATAAACCCAGCAAGGGAAGTTTTGTTTGCTGATGCGATGATTCAATCTGAGTTGGAGGGCGGAACACGCAAACAGCGACAGCAGAAACAGCAGGAATATGGCAGCAAACTGATCGGCTATGAATCGGGTTGGGTGAATGCTTCAGAGTTGTGGCAAATTTCAGAACGGCTGCGAACGGGTGAACATGGAGTAATTCCGTTTAACTGGGAAGATGAATTTTTAGAAGTATTTGACCGGGAAAACCCAGGCTTTGATTGCATCATTGGCAATCCTCCCTTTGCTGGAAAAAACACCATTATTAATGGCAATGCTGAGAATTATTTGCTCTGGCTCAAGGAACACTATCCAGAGTCGCACGGTAATTCTGATCTAGTTGCTTATTTCTTCCGACGATCGCATGAGCTACTGCGAAAAGGGGGCAGCTTTGGCTTGATTGCTACCAATACCATTGCTCAAGGAGATACCCGCAGCACAGGTTTACGCTGGATTTGTGAGCATGGCAGCACAATCTACAGTGCCCGCAAACGGGTGAAATGGACGGGACAAGCGGCTGTTGTAGTGAGTGTGATTCACGTCTACAAAGGGCTGTATAAAGAAGCAAAATTCTTAGATGGTAAAGAAGTTCCGTTAATTTCTGCGTTTCTATTTCCTAAAGGTGGAAATAATAATCCCAACACGTTGCTGTCGAATGCTGATAGGAGTTTCATTGGCAGCTATGTTTTAGGCATGGGCTTCACTTTTGATGATACGAATGAAGATGCTACATCGATCGCTGAAATGCGCCGCTTAATCGAAAAAGATCTGCGCAATCAAGAACGGATCTTTCCCTATATGGGTGGTGAAGAACTGAATAGCAGCCCGACTCATACTCATCATCGCTATGTCATCAATTTTGGCGAAATGAGCGAGGCTGAGGCGCGATCGTATCCTGATTTGATGGCTATCGTTGAAGAAAAGGTCAAACCTGCACGACTGAAGCAAAATCGAGAGATTCGTGCAAGATACTGGTGGCGATTTGGAGAAACCACTCCAGCATTGTTTAGAGCGATCGCGGAGTGCGATCGAGCACTAGTTTGTTCGCAAACAAGTAAATATTTCTCGTTTGTTTTCCTTCCACCAAATATCGTTTTTAGCCATAAAACTGTTGTCTTTTCTCTGTCTCACTTCTCACAATTTGGAGTAATGCAATCCCGTGTTCACGAACTTTGGGCAATATTTATGGGTTCATCCATGAAAGATGATCCTGTTTATACACCGTCTGACTGTTTTCAGACTTTCCCCTTTCCCGAAAACTGGGAAACTAATGCCAATTTAGAAGCGATTGGCAAACAATACTACGAATTCCGCGCCGAATTGATGGTTCGCGACAACGAAGGCTTGACCCAAACCTACAACCGCTTCCACGATCCTAATGAATTTAACCCTGACATTCTCAAACTGCGCCAACTGCATGAGGAGATGGATCGGGCTGCTCTTGCTGCCTATGGTTGGGATGACATCCAACCCCAATGCGAATTTCTGCTTGACTACGAAGATGAAGCAGAGGACGACGACGAAACCTCTGGCAAACGTCAGCGCAAAAAGCCCTACCGTTACTGCTGGACTGAAGAAATCCATGATGAAGTGCTGGCAAGATTATTAGCCCTGAATGCCCAACGAGCAGAGCAAGAAATACTGGGGCTTGGGCAATCTAAGAGTGGTTCAAAGTCATCTCGCAAACCCCGTCGGCAGAAATCTTCTGAACCGACAATTTTGGGGCTGAACCTTGAGGGCTAA
- the drmD gene encoding DISARM system SNF2-like helicase DrmD has translation MTVVEVGSIVRVRSRQYLVEDVLEKHSSQEDTRVRLACLDDDALGEMLEVLWEREVDARYVGTTSWESVAARGFDNPKLFSAYLHTLRWSCVTSTDPKLFQAPYRAGIEVKAYQLEPLRKALLMPRVGLFIADDVGLGKTIEAGLILREMLMRQKVRRVIISCPPSVVRQWQEEMESRFGLTFLIVDREFVASRRRERGYSINPWTTHTRFIISHALLRDETYAASLRDWLGEFSAGAMLILDEAHNAAPASGAKYAIDSQLTRTVRDLAPRFEHKLFLSATPHNGHSNSFAALLEILDPQRFCRGVPVRNRKVLDAVMVRRLKSDLREIGDDFPERIVVRMSIDGLPNDAPELQLSRLLQEYRQLREERLKAAPKSAQRAATLVLLSLQKRLLSSIEAFARTLKVHQTAIAKRSSEAPIAKQFNPATSAGAPKSRNNPSFPLLQESAGADDDRAELTEDEVEAEENAQMRVATEQDASIPSARELELLEEMAQIANAARHLPDPRIQNLAKWIRDNQCHELGVDGATWNDRRFIIFTEYTDTKRYLQQQLQAIISGSDQEHQRIAVFHGGMGDDRREEIKLAFNSDPAKHPLRILIATDAAREGVNLQNHCADLFHFDLPWNPSRLEQRNGRIDRKLQRSPVVHCHYFVFSQRTEDRVLDTLLRKTDVIQRELGSLSLVLERNVTRLLADGIRHGEAAQLEAAIDKADQSDETSSNAEIITEELEQVRLRRQELEQQNALLQAILSESQKWLGLDDRHFRDAISASLEILGASSLQPIDPNEAAHEPATAKWEIPALDQRFGADPTWATTLDTLRTPRKRNQKPWDWRREAPIRPVVFRDPGSLDGEVVHLHLEHRIVQRLLSRFLAQGFLHDELTRACVCLTDRPIPSVIVLGRLSLYGNHASRLHDEVIAVAAEWIAPEARGRSKLRPLGESEKDDVLQILETSLASSRLRQVPESVQQRLSQAAAQDVEELKLHLDRRAAVLIERAQKKLEARGQKEAKEMQAILEEQRDRIIKRQKEMAGDRQLSIFEELQQLEADRRHWERRLQALKDELVSEPARIQAMYQVKATRVEPIGLVYLHPISG, from the coding sequence ATGACAGTTGTTGAAGTTGGAAGTATTGTACGAGTTCGCTCACGCCAGTATTTAGTCGAGGATGTTCTAGAAAAACATTCATCTCAAGAAGATACACGAGTGCGTCTTGCTTGTTTGGATGATGATGCACTAGGCGAGATGCTAGAAGTACTGTGGGAACGCGAAGTCGATGCTCGCTATGTTGGAACGACTTCCTGGGAATCTGTCGCTGCACGAGGATTCGATAACCCCAAACTGTTTTCAGCTTACCTGCACACACTGCGCTGGAGTTGCGTCACTTCCACAGACCCCAAGCTGTTTCAGGCTCCCTATCGGGCAGGAATTGAAGTGAAAGCCTATCAGCTTGAGCCATTGCGTAAAGCGTTGTTGATGCCCAGAGTCGGGCTGTTCATTGCTGATGATGTGGGCTTGGGAAAAACGATCGAAGCAGGTCTGATTCTGCGTGAGATGTTGATGCGCCAGAAGGTACGGCGGGTCATCATCTCCTGTCCGCCTTCAGTGGTGCGGCAGTGGCAGGAAGAAATGGAGAGCCGCTTTGGATTGACGTTTTTGATTGTCGATCGCGAATTTGTTGCAAGTCGGCGGCGGGAGCGGGGCTATAGCATCAATCCCTGGACAACTCACACCCGCTTTATCATCTCTCATGCACTGTTGAGGGATGAAACCTACGCAGCTTCACTCAGGGATTGGTTAGGAGAGTTTTCAGCAGGGGCAATGTTGATTTTAGATGAGGCTCATAACGCCGCACCTGCTAGTGGAGCCAAGTATGCGATCGACTCTCAACTGACTCGAACGGTGCGTGATTTGGCTCCTCGGTTCGAGCACAAGCTGTTTCTGTCTGCGACTCCTCACAACGGTCACTCGAATAGTTTTGCGGCACTGCTCGAAATCCTTGATCCACAGCGTTTTTGTCGGGGAGTGCCTGTACGAAATCGCAAAGTGTTAGATGCAGTCATGGTACGACGGCTGAAAAGTGATCTGCGTGAGATTGGGGATGATTTTCCGGAGCGGATCGTGGTTCGCATGAGCATTGATGGTTTACCTAACGATGCTCCAGAACTTCAGTTGTCGCGGTTGCTGCAAGAATATCGGCAACTGCGAGAAGAACGGCTCAAGGCTGCACCTAAATCGGCTCAAAGGGCAGCAACATTAGTGCTGTTGTCGCTGCAAAAGCGGTTGCTGTCATCTATAGAGGCGTTTGCCCGGACGTTAAAGGTGCATCAAACGGCGATCGCAAAGCGTAGCAGTGAAGCCCCGATCGCTAAACAATTCAACCCAGCAACCTCTGCAGGAGCGCCCAAGAGCAGAAATAATCCATCATTTCCTTTACTGCAAGAATCGGCAGGGGCAGATGACGATCGTGCTGAGTTGACTGAGGACGAGGTAGAGGCGGAAGAAAACGCGCAGATGCGAGTGGCGACGGAGCAGGACGCTTCTATTCCGTCTGCACGAGAATTAGAACTGCTGGAGGAAATGGCGCAGATTGCCAATGCAGCCCGTCATTTACCCGATCCTCGCATTCAGAATTTGGCGAAATGGATTCGGGACAATCAATGCCATGAGTTGGGGGTTGATGGAGCTACCTGGAACGATCGCCGTTTCATCATTTTCACCGAATACACCGACACCAAACGCTACCTTCAGCAACAATTACAGGCGATCATTTCGGGTTCTGATCAGGAACATCAGCGCATCGCTGTATTTCACGGCGGCATGGGAGACGATCGGCGGGAAGAAATCAAGCTGGCATTTAACAGTGACCCTGCCAAGCACCCTCTGCGGATTCTGATCGCGACTGATGCAGCAAGAGAAGGCGTGAATTTGCAAAATCACTGTGCCGACTTGTTCCATTTTGATTTGCCTTGGAATCCCTCACGTCTAGAGCAGCGCAATGGAAGAATTGACCGCAAACTTCAGCGATCGCCTGTGGTTCATTGCCATTATTTTGTTTTTTCTCAGCGCACTGAAGATCGGGTACTTGATACGCTGCTTAGAAAAACTGACGTTATTCAACGGGAGTTAGGCAGCCTATCACTGGTGTTGGAGCGGAATGTTACGCGCCTCTTGGCAGATGGCATTCGGCATGGGGAAGCTGCACAGTTGGAAGCTGCGATCGATAAAGCAGATCAGAGTGATGAAACATCGTCCAATGCCGAAATCATTACTGAGGAACTGGAACAAGTACGGTTACGGCGACAGGAGTTAGAACAGCAAAATGCTCTGCTTCAGGCAATACTGAGTGAGTCGCAGAAGTGGTTAGGGCTGGACGATCGCCACTTCCGAGATGCGATCTCTGCTTCATTAGAAATTTTAGGAGCCAGTTCTCTTCAACCTATTGACCCTAACGAAGCGGCTCATGAACCCGCTACTGCAAAGTGGGAGATTCCTGCCCTCGATCAACGGTTTGGTGCTGACCCCACTTGGGCAACAACGCTAGACACCTTGAGAACACCACGCAAACGGAATCAAAAGCCGTGGGATTGGCGGCGGGAAGCACCGATTCGTCCAGTTGTATTCCGTGATCCGGGTTCGCTAGATGGTGAAGTGGTGCATTTGCATTTGGAACACCGGATTGTGCAGCGGTTGTTGTCGCGGTTTTTGGCACAGGGCTTTCTGCACGATGAATTGACCCGAGCCTGTGTTTGTCTGACCGATCGCCCTATTCCCAGTGTGATTGTGTTGGGGCGGTTGTCGCTGTATGGCAATCATGCTTCCCGATTGCACGATGAAGTGATCGCGGTTGCTGCCGAGTGGATTGCACCAGAAGCACGGGGACGATCGAAGTTGCGTCCGTTGGGCGAGAGCGAAAAAGATGATGTGTTGCAAATTCTGGAAACTTCCCTGGCAAGTTCGCGTTTGCGTCAAGTGCCTGAATCAGTACAGCAGCGCTTAAGCCAAGCGGCAGCACAGGACGTAGAAGAATTGAAACTGCATTTGGATCGTCGTGCTGCCGTTTTGATTGAACGTGCCCAGAAGAAGCTGGAAGCACGGGGACAGAAAGAAGCGAAAGAGATGCAGGCAATTTTAGAAGAGCAGCGCGATCGCATCATTAAGCGACAAAAGGAAATGGCAGGTGATCGCCAACTCTCCATCTTTGAGGAATTACAGCAGCTAGAGGCGGATCGTCGCCATTGGGAAAGACGATTGCAGGCGCTAAAAGACGAACTCGTCAGTGAACCTGCTCGCATTCAAGCCATGTATCAAGTCAAAGCGACACGAGTTGAACCGATTGGTCTCGTTTATTTGCATCCAATTTCGGGTTGA